One Methanobrevibacter sp. TMH8 DNA segment encodes these proteins:
- the purM gene encoding phosphoribosylformylglycinamidine cyclo-ligase, with the protein MVNYSESGVDINLEEVTVAKLAEKLKPTLKYRDIITESGHFAALVKMGNRAIAMSTDGVGSKILVAKMMEKYDTVGIDCIAMVVNDILCVGAEPIALVDYLAVEEPNPEIAEEIAKGLAEGAELSKIAIIGGETASLPEIVNDFDLAGTGIGFVDIDKIITGESIVEDDVLIGIRSSGIHSNGLSLARKALLENHKFKVTDSLLDNSEITIGEELLRPTELYVEPIVNLLKEDFDIKGLAHITGGGFTNLKRLNKEVGFDIYNLPEPQEIFKLIYNQNVPLEEMYKVFNMGIGFVVVAKEKDTEKILNTLNKYCESYKIGKVTSNSNEIKIKTFENTEIIY; encoded by the coding sequence ATGGTTAACTATTCCGAATCTGGTGTTGACATTAATCTTGAAGAAGTTACAGTTGCAAAATTAGCAGAAAAACTAAAACCAACTTTAAAATACAGAGATATAATTACTGAAAGTGGACATTTTGCTGCATTAGTCAAAATGGGTAATCGTGCAATAGCAATGAGTACTGATGGTGTTGGTAGTAAAATTTTAGTTGCTAAAATGATGGAAAAGTATGATACTGTTGGAATTGATTGTATAGCTATGGTTGTAAATGATATACTGTGCGTGGGTGCTGAACCAATAGCTTTAGTTGATTATTTAGCTGTTGAGGAACCTAATCCTGAAATCGCTGAAGAAATAGCTAAAGGTCTTGCTGAAGGAGCAGAACTATCTAAAATAGCTATCATAGGTGGAGAAACTGCTTCACTTCCAGAAATTGTTAATGATTTTGATTTAGCTGGAACTGGAATTGGATTTGTAGATATTGATAAAATTATAACTGGAGAATCTATTGTTGAAGATGATGTACTAATTGGTATTAGAAGTAGTGGTATTCACAGCAATGGGTTAAGTTTAGCTAGAAAAGCTCTTCTTGAAAATCATAAGTTTAAAGTTACTGATTCTCTTCTAGATAATTCTGAAATTACAATTGGTGAAGAATTATTAAGACCAACTGAATTATATGTAGAACCTATTGTAAATTTACTTAAAGAAGACTTTGATATTAAAGGTTTAGCTCATATTACTGGTGGAGGATTTACTAACCTTAAAAGACTGAATAAAGAAGTAGGTTTTGATATTTATAATCTCCCTGAACCTCAAGAAATATTCAAATTAATATATAATCAAAATGTTCCTTTAGAAGAAATGTATAAAGTATTCAATATGGGAATTGGATTTGTAGTTGTTGCTAAAGAAAAGGATACTGAAAAAATATTAAATACTTTAAATAAGTATTGTGAATCTTATAAGATTGGAAAAGTAACTTCTAATTCAAATGAAATCAAGATTAAGACATTTGAAAATACTGAAATTATATATTAA
- the comC gene encoding L-sulfolactate dehydrogenase, whose protein sequence is MILTAEKEKSLIIEILTKLGLSEEDAGIVAKATLDADLKGFTSHGIGRFPQYIHGIESGNILTDGEIKIEKETEAMALINGNHLFGQVVAYKAMMLAIEKAKKVGIAAVGTHDSNHFGVTGFYSDLAIKNGVIGVVTANTDPAIAPLGAKDPIIGTNPIAIGIPAEDTYIAVDMATSASARGKLLEAQRKGEKIPENVALDSEGNPTTDPTEALKGSILPFGAHKGYALAFMIELMTGPLVNAACGIGVTGTANHSKKCTKGDLFIAIDPSKFVDMDQFKSETEDFVDQVRASGDTFVPGDLEVKNIAKNEKFGLKVDEKLYANLNKICENLEIDFKEYISN, encoded by the coding sequence ATGATATTAACAGCAGAAAAAGAAAAATCACTTATAATAGAAATTTTGACTAAATTAGGTTTAAGTGAAGAAGATGCTGGAATTGTAGCTAAAGCTACTTTAGATGCTGATTTAAAAGGTTTTACTTCTCATGGAATTGGTAGATTTCCACAATACATTCATGGAATTGAAAGTGGAAATATTTTAACTGATGGAGAAATTAAAATAGAAAAAGAAACTGAAGCAATGGCTTTAATAAATGGTAATCATCTTTTTGGGCAGGTAGTAGCATATAAAGCTATGATGTTAGCTATTGAAAAAGCTAAAAAGGTTGGAATTGCTGCTGTAGGTACTCATGATTCTAACCATTTCGGTGTTACAGGCTTTTATTCTGATTTAGCTATAAAAAATGGAGTCATTGGTGTTGTTACAGCAAATACGGATCCTGCAATCGCTCCTTTAGGGGCAAAAGATCCAATAATAGGTACTAATCCAATTGCTATTGGTATTCCTGCAGAAGATACTTATATTGCTGTTGATATGGCTACTTCTGCTTCAGCAAGAGGTAAACTATTAGAAGCGCAAAGAAAAGGTGAAAAAATACCTGAGAATGTAGCTTTAGATAGTGAAGGTAATCCTACAACTGATCCTACAGAGGCTTTAAAGGGTTCAATATTGCCTTTCGGTGCCCATAAAGGATATGCTCTTGCATTTATGATTGAATTAATGACAGGACCTTTAGTAAATGCAGCTTGTGGAATTGGGGTTACTGGAACTGCTAATCATTCTAAAAAATGTACTAAAGGAGATCTTTTTATAGCTATAGATCCTTCTAAATTTGTTGATATGGATCAATTTAAGAGTGAAACAGAAGATTTTGTTGATCAAGTAAGGGCAAGTGGAGATACATTTGTTCCTGGCGATCTTGAAGTAAAAAACATAGCAAAAAATGAAAAATTTGGATTAAAAGTTGATGAAAAGCTTTATGCTAATTTAAACAAAATTTGTGAAAATTTAGAAATTGATTTTAAGGAATATATTTCTAATTAA
- the comD gene encoding sulfopyruvate decarboxylase subunit alpha — MDSSEAVYQGLKSAGIDFIVSVPCINLGKILELIDDDEEITHVPVTREEEGLGICAGAYFGGKKTAILMQNSGLGNCVNALGSLFQLYSLPLVMIMSHRGTEGEPIIGQVPMGKATPKVLEAMELKYVNPKNSIDAKDIISNSWKISVKEKSPISILLDINYW, encoded by the coding sequence GTGGACAGTAGTGAAGCAGTATATCAAGGATTAAAATCAGCTGGAATAGATTTTATTGTTAGTGTTCCTTGTATTAATTTGGGGAAAATCCTTGAACTAATTGATGATGATGAAGAAATCACACATGTTCCAGTTACAAGAGAAGAAGAAGGACTTGGAATATGTGCTGGTGCCTACTTTGGAGGTAAAAAAACTGCTATTTTAATGCAAAACTCCGGTTTAGGAAATTGTGTAAATGCTTTAGGATCTCTTTTTCAGTTATATTCTTTACCTTTGGTAATGATAATGAGTCACAGAGGAACAGAAGGAGAACCTATTATTGGACAAGTCCCTATGGGTAAAGCTACTCCAAAAGTTTTAGAAGCAATGGAACTAAAATATGTTAATCCAAAGAATAGTATTGATGCAAAAGATATAATATCTAATTCATGGAAAATATCAGTTAAGGAAAAAAGTCCTATTTCTATACTATTGGATATTAATTATTGGTAA